The Coffea arabica cultivar ET-39 chromosome 8e, Coffea Arabica ET-39 HiFi, whole genome shotgun sequence genome window below encodes:
- the LOC113702827 gene encoding uncharacterized protein isoform X1, producing MWRLFSKGMKFGDFLHRRHAILYSQEKIITEKHCVQFCFLGICPSSSQVQMIEDVVTPKPVHGITNFIFVKRGKKEKMVPILNSKRNGTKKKKAMKRSKEGKYGSSSEHKEKMRRGITR from the exons ATGTGGAGATTGTTCTCTAAAG GTATGAAATTTGGAGATTTTCTCCATCGTCGTCATGCTATTTT GTACAGCCAAGAGAAGATCATCACCGAGAAACATTGTGTGCAATTTTGCTTCCTTGGGATTTGTCCTTCTTCATCTCAG GTGCAAATGATTGAAGATGTAGTCACTCCGAAACCAGTTCATGGAATAACAAACTTT ATTTTTGTCAAgagagggaagaaagaaaaaatg GTTCCCATTTTAAACAGCAAGCGAAAtgggacaaaaaaaaagaaggccaTGAAAAGAAGCAAGGAGGGAAAATATGGATCTTCATCAGAACAT AAGGAGAAGATGAGAAGAGGAATAACCAGATGA
- the LOC113702827 gene encoding uncharacterized protein isoform X2 — protein sequence MWRLFSKGMKFGDFLHRRHAILYSQEKIITEKHCVQFCFLGICPSSSQVQMIEDVVTPKPVHGITNFVPILNSKRNGTKKKKAMKRSKEGKYGSSSEHKEKMRRGITR from the exons ATGTGGAGATTGTTCTCTAAAG GTATGAAATTTGGAGATTTTCTCCATCGTCGTCATGCTATTTT GTACAGCCAAGAGAAGATCATCACCGAGAAACATTGTGTGCAATTTTGCTTCCTTGGGATTTGTCCTTCTTCATCTCAG GTGCAAATGATTGAAGATGTAGTCACTCCGAAACCAGTTCATGGAATAACAAACTTT GTTCCCATTTTAAACAGCAAGCGAAAtgggacaaaaaaaaagaaggccaTGAAAAGAAGCAAGGAGGGAAAATATGGATCTTCATCAGAACAT AAGGAGAAGATGAGAAGAGGAATAACCAGATGA